Proteins from a single region of Neomonachus schauinslandi chromosome 10, ASM220157v2, whole genome shotgun sequence:
- the TLDC2 gene encoding LOW QUALITY PROTEIN: TLD domain-containing protein 2 (The sequence of the model RefSeq protein was modified relative to this genomic sequence to represent the inferred CDS: deleted 1 base in 1 codon): MKGRWRYTRLPSQVDDALSAEEGEEEEEETAPAPAPVSAPAPEDPVGPQLAEASQVLGASEIRQLSLHLPPRVTGHPWSLAFCTSRDGFSLRSLYRQMEGHSGPVLLVLRDQDGQMFGAFSSSAIRLSKSFYGTGETFLFSFSPQLKVFKWTGSNSFFVKGDLDSLMMGSGSGQFGLWLDGDLYHGGSHPCATFNNEVLARQEQFCIKELEAWVLS; encoded by the exons ATGAAAGGTCGCTGGCGTTACACTCGGCTG CCCAGCCAGGTGGATGACGCTCTATCTGcggaggagggtgaggaggaggaagaggagacagccccagccccggcccccgtCTCAGCTCCTGCTCCGGAAGATCCCGTGGGGCCCCAACTGGCAGAAGCCAGCCAGGTTCTAGGAGCCTCGGAGATTAGGCAG CTCAGCCTCCACCTCCCCCCACGAGTCACCGGACATCCCTGGAGCCTGGCCTTCTGCACGTCGAGAGATGGCTTCAGCCTGCGGAGCTTGTACAGGCAGATGGAAGGCCACAGTGGGCCGGTGCTGCTGGTGCTGAGGGACCAGGATGGGCAG ATGTTTGGAGCCTTCTCTTCCTCGGCCATTCGACTCAGCAAAAGCTTCTATGGTACCGGAGAGacattcctcttctccttctccccacagcTAAAG GTCTTCAAGTGGACAGGAAGCAACTCT TTTTTTGTGAAAGGAGACTTGGATTCACTGATGATGGGCAGCGGCAG tGGCCAGTTTGGGCTGTGGTTGGATGGAGACTTGTACCATGGGGGAAGCCACCCTTGTGCAACCTTCAATAATGAGGTGCTGGCCCGGCAAGAGCAGTTCTGCATCAAGGAGCTGGAGGCCTGGGTCCTGAGCTGA